From Mucilaginibacter gotjawali:
AGCCGTTTCCGGCACTGATATTTATGTTGCCGGTTTTTATACTGCTGTTAACGGCTATCAGGTTGCTGCGGTTTGGAAGAATGGTGTTGTTACCAAACTTACCGATAGTGTAGCTAATTGCGGCGTTAATGCTATGACTGTGGTAGGAAACGATGTTTATTTAACCGGCTATATTTCTGACCCCAGCGGAAAGACAACTGCAACTTTCTGGAAAAATGGCGTAGAAACATTGCTTGACAGCAGTCCCAATAAATCATTTGGCCAGGGTATAGCAGTAAACGGAAGTGACATATATATTTCAGGTTACATAACCAATAATTCGGGCCTTTCTTTGGCGGTTTACTGGAAAAATGGCACGGTTACAGTTCTTGATTCTTCAACTGGTTCTGGGGCGCTGGTTATAGCAACATCCGGGAGCGACATATATGCAGCCGGTTACGCTGTTAACAATACCCCATTCTACCTGATGGCTACTATCTGGAAAAATGGCATCCTGCAGGCACTTGCCGGGGGGCCATCCTACTCTTATGTCTCCGGCATAGCCGTGCAAGGAAATGATGTTTATGTAATAGGTAATACTTATCCGCCCACAGGTAATACTAATACGGCACTTATCTGGAAAAATGGCAAAGAAACGCCGTTGACAGATGGTTCGTTATATTCATATGCTAACGGAATTACTCTTTTAGGCAGCGATGTATATATTGCCGGTGATTATTTAGGCGGAAATGCGGTGTATTGGAAGAATGGAGCGCCGGTAAAACTCGCTAACGCCAGATCTTCTGCAAATAGTATAGCTGTTGTTGTTCAATAAATGGATTTTCGTCCTCGCATGGTCACCTCAATGCTATTAAGTTAAGAAATTATGATTTTTTTGATTGCGCCGTCAGGTGCAAAATATTGGTAGAAAAATAGATAATAAACGAAAAGCGTGCCATCGGTACGCAACAATTGAAGCGGCATTAGCGCTAATGCATTGCGTTAGGTTCCGTACCTATGGCCAATGTCATTAAGTTAAGGAATTTTAATATCGAACACCCAATGCCGAATATTGAATAATGAAGTAAGAAACTTCGAAATTCGACATTCAAAATTCATTATTCGATATTAATTCCCTTCACTTTTTCCTTAACTTAATGACATTGACCTATGGCACGGGAATATCTGATTATTTTTTTCTACCAATATTAGCCCCCGATGGGGGCCGGTCACCTTAACTTAAAAGCATTAATGGTCACCTGAAAGAGACCCTGCGTAGCCGTCAAATAAATGGCAATATTAGGGGAGTGAATGTTTATTGTGAAATGGTGCGCCCGCAAAAACCTGCAAAATGCCTCACCATGACACCCCTTTTTGTTTTGCTGGATTGTTGTATCGTGCTGTATTGTTAGATTGTTGTATTGTTGGATTGTTGTATTGTGTGATACGGCGATACAGGGCGATACGCCTCTCCTGTCATCCCGATGTATATCGGGATCTCACATACCGGGCAGCTGTCAGGTGTGCCAACATGCATTGGCGGGTTATGTATCTGCGGGCTACCTATCAGTTGGCTACCTGTCCGTGGGGTGCTGAAACAAGTTCAGCATGACATTCTTTTTTTATTCATAACTTTGGATAAACCTTTCTTTAATGGACCTTTCATTCATTCCCAAACTAAAGTTAAACTTCAGTATTACCCAAACAACCAGTATCACACCAAAACAACAATTAGTTTATTAGTAGCAGAATTAGAGGACAGAGAATATAAGATACTTGATGAAACCAATAACAGCCTGGTATTTTATAGCAGCGCCTGGAGGCTCAGATGGAATTTCCAGCGTAATATTGCACTAAATGGCGGCAATGCCGATGTCGGGATTTCTCAAGACGGCAACGCCATAATTTTTAACTATTACGTTGACTTCTTCCCTTTGTCTCTATTGGCAACTTTTGCGGTAATTTTAAGTATTACCAACCGCGATTATTATGCGGCTTTGCTTGCTGTTTGCATTTGCATTTTAAATGGTGTAATATTAATTGTCCGGGCTAAATGGGCAGCTAAAAGAATATTAAAAAAAATACTCTTCCGTCCCCGCAGGGTCTCCTGAAAGGGACCCTGCGCAAGGAGATGTAAGAGCAACGCAGGGTCCTCTGCGAGAGACCCTGCGGCGACGCCCCCCTTTTGCTAAATCCCTTTTCTCGTCCGTTTATAAATTGACCCAAATTTGCTGTTTTTGTGAAGTTATTCTTTCATAAGTGCCTCATTTTCAATATTACGATGGTGTCCCAGGTGTCCCAGGTGTATTCTTGTATTCATGTGGTTCACCTGGTTTACCGTTGCCCGGCACTGTATCCTTGTATCGAACCATCCAACCATACAACCCTACAACCATCCAACATTAAAATAAAATCACTAATTTGTGATGCCAAAATAAACTATGGACCGCTTACTTGATGTGCTTTTAACCATTGTGCATTGCCTGATTATCGGGTTTAACCTGTTTGGCTGGGTGTGGAAACCGCTGCGCAGGGCACACCTTATTTGTATCGGCATTACGGCTGCCTGCTGGTTTATCCTTGGCATTTGGTATGGCATTGGCTATTGCCCCGTTACCGACTGGCAATGGCACATTAAAGAGCAACTGGGCGAACATCATCTGCCGGCCTCGTTTATCACTTATTATGCCGATAAGATCAGCGGCAGGCAAATTGATGAAACGCTGATCAGCAATATTACTGCGGCAAGCTTTTTTCTTGTAGCAGCTGTTTCGGTTTACCTGAATTTTATAAAAAAGAAAGCAACAAGTTCGACGCATTAACCCATGTTTTTTATCAATTGGGGTTGATTTCCTGTTGAGCGAAAAGAGGCAGGCCGACCGAATATTTTAGTATTTTTATGGTCATCTAACTATAAAAAATCAATGGAAAAACTACCGGAAAAAATGCGGGCAATGGTATTCGAAAAACCTGGTGAACCGCTGCACCTTAAAGAGGTGGCTATACCAAAGCCAGGCCCAAACCAGGTATTGGTTAAAGTAATAGCCTGCGGCGTTTGCCGTACCGACCTGCATATTCTGGATGGGGAACTGAATAAACCCAAACTGCCGCTAATACCGGGGCACGAAATTGTAGGTTCGGTAATCAAAACGGGCGACCAGGTTTCGGGGATAAACGCCGGCGATTTAGTGGGCGTACCCTGGGTAGGCTACACCTGCGGGCATTGTAAATACTGCAAAGCCGGGAAAGAGAATTTATGCGAAAATGGCGAATTTACAGGCTATACCGTAAACGGCGGCTATGCGGAATACACGGTTGCCGATTACCGGTATTGCTTTCATCTCCCGCTGGCGCATTCAGGGCCCGAAGCGGCGCCATTGCTTTGCGCCGGGCTCATCGGGTACCGCTCATACCGGATGGCCGATCCTTCGGCGGTTAATATAGGGATGTACGGCTTCGGAGCTGCAGCCCATATCCTTATCCAGGTGGCCAATCAGCAGGGAAAAAAAGTATTTGCATTTACCCGGCCCGGCGATACGGTTTCGCAGCAGTTTGCGCACAGCCTAGGCGCCTTTTGGGCAGGGGATACCAGCCAAACGCCGCCCGAACAACTGGATGCGGCTATCCTGTTTGCCCCGGCCGGCGACCTGGTGCCGAAAGCATTACAGGTGTCGGATAAAGGCGCGTCCATCATCTGCGGCGGCATTCATATGAGCGACATCCCGTCTTTTTCGTACGATTTGTTATGGGGCGAACGGATCATCCGCTCGGTTGCCAACCTGACCAGGAACGACGGGCGCGATTTTTTTGAACTATTGAAGAACATTAATGTAAAAACCGAAACAGAATTTTTTAAACTTGAGGATGCCAACCAGGCGCTTGATAAACTGCGAAAGGGCGATATTAACGGTGCTGCTGTTTTGATCCCGTAAAAGGCTGTCGACCTGAAGCATAAACTTTAAAAGAAAACCGCTAATTTGCCTTGCATATCCTTTTAAAAATAGAACATGAATTTAAAGACAATAGGCTTAGTATGCATGTTTACTGCCTTTTTTTGCCAGGGGGCAACTGCGCAGCCCTTGCCGGTATGGAACAATCCGACCCAAAAAACAAATACCGGCGACTGGCTCATTACCCAACCGGCGGCAAAGGCGCAGGTTTTTACCAGCAATAACGGCCGCGGGGTTATCCTGTACAATGGCCTGCTGAAACGGGTTTTCAGGATAAGCCCTAACGTGGCCTGTATTGACTATGAGAATTTAAGCAACGGCCGCCAGTTGCTGCGTTCGGTTAAAGCCGAAGCCCGGCTAACCATTAACGGGAAGGAGTACAACATAGGCGGCCTATATGGGCAAAAGGAAAACGCCTACATCCTGCCTTCGGGATTGGATAAACTGAAGCCCGGTAGCAACGATTTTCAGTTTGTTGATTATACTGTTAATTCCATCGAACCATACCTTGACTGGAAAACCAGGTTCTGGATCCCCGCCATGCCCAAAGCATCGGGCAAAATGATCTCGTTTAGGTACAAAGCCCAAGCGACCGAACTTGCCGGGCTGGAAGTAAAGATGAATTATGAGCTGTATGATGGGATCCCGCTGATAGAAAAATCGCTTACTATCGAAAATAAAGGCGGAAAGGTTTTTAAGATCAACCGCGTAGTGAACGAGGTATTGGGCATGGTGGAAGAGGAAAGCGCCGTAGTGGGCAAGCCGGAGGACATGAAAAAGAACCAGGGTATTTACTTTGAAACCAATTATGCCTTTAACAATGCCATGCGCTATGCCCTGAGCGACCAGGTTACCCACTGGAAGGTGGATACCGCCTATACTTCGCAGGTAAATTACGACCTGCAGACACCCTGCCTGTTGGAGATCTACCCGGAGCAGGGTCCGGGCGTGGAGTTACAACCCGGCGGGGTATTTAACTCCGTCCGCACCAATGAATTGCTGATGGATAGTTACGATAAGGAGCGGCGTGGGCTTATGGTTCGTAAGATGTATCGGGTCATTGCTCCCTGGACGACTGCCAACCCTATTTTTATGCATTTGGTTAGCAAAAATGATGAGGATGTGCGCAGGGCGGTCGACCAGTGTGCTGCCACCGGCTACGAGGCGGTGATCCTGAGTTTTGGCAGCCATTTAAACATGGAGGATACCAGCGCGGCCAATTTAAAACGATGGAAAGAACTGGCGGATTATGCCCATAGCAAGCGCATCCGGATAGGGGGCTATGATTTGTTTAGTTCGAGGAGGATCAGTGACACAGATGACGTTATCGACCCAAAAACCGGTAAACCCGGCGGTGCGCTGTTTGGCAATGCGCCATGCTTCGGCAGCAAATGGGGACTGGCTTTCAGGGATAAGATTAAAAAGTTTTTTAACGAAACTGATTTTGATATTTGGGAGAATGACGGCCCGTACCCCGGTGATCTGTGTGCCTCAACCACCCATCCCGGTCATAAAGGGTTGGATGATTCGCAATGGCAGCAAATGGAGATCCAAAAAGAGCTTTACCACTGGCTAAACAGGCGGGGCATCTACATTAACGCGCCCGACTGGTATTTTTTGGATGGTACCAATAAAATAGCCATCGGCTACCGCGAAGTGAATTTTTCGCTGCCGCGGGAGGATCAGAAGATCCTGAACCGGCAAAATATTTACGATGGCACCTGGGAAAAAACACCATCGATGGGCTGGGGCTTTGTACCGCTAACCCGTTACCAGGGCGGCGGCCCCGAAGCGGTGCTGGAACCCTTAAGCGGGCACCTGGATGATTACAAAGCCCTGATGATGGAATATTATGGGTCGGGCGTGCAGGCCTGTTACCGCGGCCCAAGGCTCTACGATACGGAACAAACCAAACAAACGGTAATAGGGGTGATCAGCTGGTACAAAAAATACCGGGAGATTCTGAATGCAGACATTATCCACCTGCGCCGTGCCGACGGCAGGGATTGGGACGGGATATTGCATGTAAACCCTCAGTTAAAAATAAAAGGATTGGCAATGCTGTATAATCCCACCAATAAAGCCATCACCAGGCATATCCAATTACCGCTTTATTATACGGGTTTAAAGCTTAGCGCAACCATCCGCCAATTGGAAGGCCCGGCAAAAGTATACCGGTTGAACAGGGATTATAGTGTTGGTATAGCCTGTACTATCCCGGCCAATGGGTATACCTGGTTAACGATAGAATAGGCGTGCAATAAATTTTAAGATTTTACAAATGCTGCAAAATAAAATCAGCATCTACTTTTAATTCGGTGTACACCGCTTTCAGGAAATCTACATCGGGCTTTTGTTTGCCGTTCAAAATGAGCGAGAGCTTTGCATCACTGATTTTTAGCTTTTTTGCAAGGCTTTTTTGTTTTAAGCGCATTTCGTACATCTTCATCTCAATCATCCCGGTAAGTGTTTTAGGCGCTTCAACTATATATTTTTGCTGTTCGTATTGCTGTGCAGCAAGTGCCAGTTGCCTTATTTCTTCCAGCTCCTCTTTCGAAACATTATTGCTTCCTTTAGCCATCAGGCCATCAATTTTAGCCATTACGGTAGTGTAATCGCTATCATCATTAATCACTTTATTATGTTCCATAATAATAACTGGCTCCTTAAACCTGTGAACAATCTTTTAATTTATCATATGCCGCATGGGTGCCAATAAAACGTACATAAACCGTTCTGAAATCAAAAAATATCATTGCAACCAACCTGTATGTATTTCCTCTTATATTAAAAACATATCTATCATTCCCCACTGCATCAACTGTGTTAAACATTTTCTTTACGTCATGGTAATTTTACCAATCGGCCATCAGAACTAACCGGTACCAGTTATTTAATGCATCTTCTGCATCGGCGTGAGCCTCAAAATAAGAACGAAGCGTACCATAACTTATCAAAATCATAGGTGGTAAAGTTTGACAAATATAAAATTTAGATTTATTAAAAACAATTTAGATTTTCTAAAAAATAGATATTGCATAAAACAGGTAAACCGTTTAACAGGTATAGTGTAATCAGGGTTCATAAAGTAATCGGGTTTAAATTCTTAGTTCTGCATTAAACCCTTTTATCTATGAATAGCTTAGCCCCTGATAGGTGTTTGCACCCGTGTAGTTGGCGTTGTTGCCGCCGTAGCCTGCTTGTTTTCAGTGGCTTTTAACGTTGCGTATACGCCCGAACTAACGCCCAGCAGAATGAGGTTATTGGCAGAAATAACGGGGATAACATGATCAGGGTTAAAATGACCGCTAAGGTTGATCAGTACATTGATGATAAACCAGATGCCAAAAACAAGGTTGAACACTACCGTTTGAAAACGATGTACATTTACCCCGTTTTTATCCGATAAAATATCGAGGAAGAAATTATCGCCCTGCATATCCTGTGCAAGCCCGCTTATATTAGGATTGGTTTGATCGCTTACATCAATTAAAGTAGCGCCAATGGTAGTTGCCGAACTGATGCCGAGCAGATAAAGTGTGGACGCATCGAATGTTGGCGCCGTCCCTTTTGAAATAATAATGATACTGATGAAGGACGTAAGTACAATGACCGTCCACCAGGCTAATTGTACCCGCGAGAAACTGTAAGGGCGGGGCAAAGCAGTCCCATTATCGCGCAGCATAAAATAATACCGGTCGAAAATAAAAACTAAAGCAAACAGGACAATAAATGTTGCCCAAAAAATTAAATAGTTCATACGTTGTGATTTTAAAGAAAGGTTAAAGAAGCGGCCTACTCTATGTTCCGTTTTCGGCTCCCCGGTTTTTTAGGTTTGTTTTC
This genomic window contains:
- a CDS encoding DUF2784 domain-containing protein, which produces MDRLLDVLLTIVHCLIIGFNLFGWVWKPLRRAHLICIGITAACWFILGIWYGIGYCPVTDWQWHIKEQLGEHHLPASFITYYADKISGRQIDETLISNITAASFFLVAAVSVYLNFIKKKATSSTH
- a CDS encoding transcriptional regulator, with product MEHNKVINDDSDYTTVMAKIDGLMAKGSNNVSKEELEEIRQLALAAQQYEQQKYIVEAPKTLTGMIEMKMYEMRLKQKSLAKKLKISDAKLSLILNGKQKPDVDFLKAVYTELKVDADFILQHL
- a CDS encoding apurinic/apyrimidinic endonuclease family protein, whose protein sequence is MNLKTIGLVCMFTAFFCQGATAQPLPVWNNPTQKTNTGDWLITQPAAKAQVFTSNNGRGVILYNGLLKRVFRISPNVACIDYENLSNGRQLLRSVKAEARLTINGKEYNIGGLYGQKENAYILPSGLDKLKPGSNDFQFVDYTVNSIEPYLDWKTRFWIPAMPKASGKMISFRYKAQATELAGLEVKMNYELYDGIPLIEKSLTIENKGGKVFKINRVVNEVLGMVEEESAVVGKPEDMKKNQGIYFETNYAFNNAMRYALSDQVTHWKVDTAYTSQVNYDLQTPCLLEIYPEQGPGVELQPGGVFNSVRTNELLMDSYDKERRGLMVRKMYRVIAPWTTANPIFMHLVSKNDEDVRRAVDQCAATGYEAVILSFGSHLNMEDTSAANLKRWKELADYAHSKRIRIGGYDLFSSRRISDTDDVIDPKTGKPGGALFGNAPCFGSKWGLAFRDKIKKFFNETDFDIWENDGPYPGDLCASTTHPGHKGLDDSQWQQMEIQKELYHWLNRRGIYINAPDWYFLDGTNKIAIGYREVNFSLPREDQKILNRQNIYDGTWEKTPSMGWGFVPLTRYQGGGPEAVLEPLSGHLDDYKALMMEYYGSGVQACYRGPRLYDTEQTKQTVIGVISWYKKYREILNADIIHLRRADGRDWDGILHVNPQLKIKGLAMLYNPTNKAITRHIQLPLYYTGLKLSATIRQLEGPAKVYRLNRDYSVGIACTIPANGYTWLTIE
- a CDS encoding zinc-dependent alcohol dehydrogenase family protein, coding for MEKLPEKMRAMVFEKPGEPLHLKEVAIPKPGPNQVLVKVIACGVCRTDLHILDGELNKPKLPLIPGHEIVGSVIKTGDQVSGINAGDLVGVPWVGYTCGHCKYCKAGKENLCENGEFTGYTVNGGYAEYTVADYRYCFHLPLAHSGPEAAPLLCAGLIGYRSYRMADPSAVNIGMYGFGAAAHILIQVANQQGKKVFAFTRPGDTVSQQFAHSLGAFWAGDTSQTPPEQLDAAILFAPAGDLVPKALQVSDKGASIICGGIHMSDIPSFSYDLLWGERIIRSVANLTRNDGRDFFELLKNINVKTETEFFKLEDANQALDKLRKGDINGAAVLIP